From the genome of candidate division KSB1 bacterium, one region includes:
- a CDS encoding SDR family oxidoreductase, with protein MTPTLFLVTGGGGFIGSNIVEELLRLGHRVRVLDNFSTGRRENLTPFLNDIELFEGDIRSYHTVHQAVKGVDIILHQAALPSVPRSIHDPITSNDVNVGGTLNLLEAAKDHGVRRVVFASSSSIYGDTPELPKHEGMTPKPLSPYAVSKLTGEHYCRVFSQVYGLETISLRYFNVFGPRQNPFSQYAAVIPKFIHAMLRGERPVIYGDGEQSRDFTYVANVVQANLAAATMPWQEPLVMNCAAHGRITLNELVRALQKLLNNKIEPIYQDSRPGDIRHSFADISLAKEKLGYTPTIDFYEGLRRTIAAFLEKPVNVKSI; from the coding sequence TCTTCCTCGTCACCGGCGGCGGCGGTTTCATTGGTTCCAATATCGTAGAGGAACTGCTCCGTTTGGGTCACCGCGTACGGGTACTGGACAACTTTAGCACCGGCCGGCGCGAAAATCTGACGCCGTTTCTAAACGACATCGAACTGTTCGAGGGCGACATCCGCAGCTACCATACGGTGCATCAGGCCGTCAAAGGCGTCGATATTATTCTGCATCAGGCGGCGCTGCCTTCGGTTCCGCGCTCGATCCATGACCCCATCACCAGCAACGACGTCAACGTCGGCGGCACGCTGAATCTTCTCGAGGCTGCAAAGGATCACGGTGTGCGCCGCGTTGTCTTTGCCTCATCGTCTTCTATTTACGGCGATACGCCCGAATTACCAAAACATGAAGGCATGACGCCCAAGCCGCTGTCGCCTTATGCGGTTTCCAAATTGACAGGAGAGCACTATTGCCGCGTCTTTTCTCAGGTTTACGGTTTGGAAACCATTTCCCTGCGCTATTTCAATGTCTTCGGACCGCGGCAGAATCCTTTTTCGCAATATGCGGCTGTGATTCCAAAATTTATCCATGCAATGCTGCGCGGCGAACGGCCGGTGATCTATGGCGACGGCGAGCAGAGCCGGGATTTCACCTACGTCGCCAATGTGGTACAGGCCAATTTAGCAGCGGCAACAATGCCGTGGCAGGAGCCTCTGGTGATGAACTGCGCCGCTCACGGACGCATCACTTTGAATGAATTGGTCCGGGCGCTGCAAAAGTTGCTAAACAACAAAATAGAACCGATCTACCAGGATTCCCGCCCCGGCGATATTCGCCACTCGTTTGCCGACATTTCGCTGGCCAAGGAAAAGCTCGGATACACGCCGACTATCGATTTCTACGAAGGCCTGCGCCGCACCATCGCCGCGTTCCTTGAAAAACCGGTCAATGTCAAGTCTATCTGA
- the gmd gene encoding GDP-mannose 4,6-dehydratase, which translates to MKKTALITGITGQDGSYLAELLLAKGYEVHGIIRRSSTFNTSRIDHLYQDPHINGVNLFLHYGDLADSTNLIKLLYRLQPDEIYHLGAQSHVRVSFDIPEYTGEITALSTCRILEAIRETGIPCKFYQASSSEMFGKVQEVPQKETTPFYPRSPYAAAKVYAYWMTVNYREAYGIFACNGILFNHESPRRGETFVTRKITRAVARIEAGLDRFLYLGNLDAKRDWGYAPEYVEAMWRMLQQDQADDYVIATGETHSVREFLEVAFGYAGLDWQEYVRFDERYLRPTEVDLLIGDASKAKVKLGWEPKTRMQDLVKIMVDADRVILQRQLRGDGGGLYRGF; encoded by the coding sequence ATGAAAAAAACCGCCCTCATCACCGGCATAACCGGACAAGACGGCTCTTATTTGGCTGAACTGCTGCTCGCCAAAGGTTACGAGGTGCACGGCATCATCCGCCGCTCGAGCACCTTTAACACGTCGCGCATCGATCACCTGTATCAGGATCCGCACATAAACGGCGTTAACCTGTTTCTGCATTATGGCGATCTGGCGGACTCGACAAACCTTATCAAGCTGCTCTATCGCCTGCAGCCGGACGAGATCTATCATCTCGGCGCGCAGAGCCACGTGCGGGTCAGCTTTGATATTCCCGAATACACCGGCGAAATCACCGCCCTCAGCACCTGCCGCATCCTGGAGGCGATCCGTGAAACCGGCATCCCCTGCAAATTTTATCAGGCTTCCAGTTCCGAAATGTTCGGCAAGGTACAGGAAGTGCCGCAAAAAGAGACCACGCCGTTCTATCCGCGCAGTCCCTATGCCGCCGCCAAAGTCTATGCCTACTGGATGACCGTCAACTATCGCGAAGCCTACGGCATCTTTGCCTGCAACGGCATCCTGTTTAACCACGAATCGCCGCGCCGCGGCGAGACCTTCGTCACCCGAAAAATCACCCGCGCTGTAGCGCGCATCGAAGCAGGACTCGACCGCTTCCTTTATCTCGGCAATCTCGACGCCAAACGCGACTGGGGCTATGCACCCGAATACGTCGAGGCGATGTGGCGCATGCTGCAGCAGGACCAAGCCGACGATTACGTCATTGCCACCGGCGAAACCCACAGCGTGCGCGAGTTCCTCGAAGTGGCCTTTGGCTATGCCGGACTCGACTGGCAGGAGTACGTGCGCTTCGATGAGCGCTACCTGCGGCCGACCGAGGTGGATCTGCTCATCGGCGACGCCTCCAAGGCCAAAGTCAAGCTCGGCTGGGAGCCTAAGACGCGCATGCAGGATTTGGTCAAGATCATGGTCGACGCCGACCGCGTTATCCTGCAGAGACAACTGCGGGGAGACGGCGGCGGTTTATATAGAGGCTTCTAA